In the Pocillopora verrucosa isolate sample1 chromosome 4, ASM3666991v2, whole genome shotgun sequence genome, CAAGCACTTCATCGAGTCTGAAGAAGGGCACTTAATGGATTCTTCCAGTGCACACCTTGATAACCTTTCTGAGCTCTTGAAAGAGTCTTAAGGTGCGTAGCTTTATCGAGTACAAGAGTGAACACTTGAGCAAGTCGTTAGATGAGCACTTAAATAAGTCTTAAAgtgttcattttaaaatcaaaagtgtTCATTCAAACAAGTCTTACAGTGCTCACTTTCAAAATCAAAGTGAGGACTTCATCGAATCTAAAAGAATCATGATGCACGTAAAGAACACTTCAAGTGCATaattttacaaacttaaaactgaGCACTTCAAAATGTCTGAAGGTGCAAAGTTTTACCTATCTCAAACTGCGCACTTTACCGAATCTGAAAGTGTACACTTGAGAAAGATGAGCacttaaaaaaggtttttaagttttttttttgtttttttttcgttttttggtGAGCAGCTAAGTTGTTAGGCGCATTTTACAATGATGGCATCTGTAGTCcaattttcagttaatttgaaaacaattatcGAAAGTTAGTTAACTCATTGGAATAGCAATACGTAATCAGTGTCGTAATTTTGTCAGTACACACTTTGAATGGCGGAGATAAAGAACATATGATTTCTGGAGTATGTGTTTCCTTTTAGTCATAATAACATACCTACACACCCAACCTCACTGACGGAACCTAATTTCATGGAAGGATTACGGCACATATCACAAGTCCTTCCTAGCACACCACTGTTACAAAAACATTGACCAGTATCTCTGTCACATTGGGCACTGTGCGCTGAAGTGTTGACACCAGgtaaaaaaacaagcacaatctgaaagaagtaaaaacaaaaaaacaaaaaagacgaAAAGAGTTGAAGAAGAATTGGTTGCTCAGGCCTTTTCTATGATTTGAAGAAATTTGGGTCTTATCTGTTCTAATTTAAGGAGAGATAAAAGCTAGCCTTAAAACGTTTTGTTAAAACCAGGccaaattaattcaaaatgactCTAGCCTCCCCTTTTCATTTTGGGGATTTTTTCCGAAGGAGgcacaaaaaaaaccttagaaAAATTTCGTTCTCCGCAtaaaatctcaattttttcatcTATTGTAGGTAATTTAAATTTGCACGTACTGCATATCACGAACTAGCATACCTTGGCAACCCTGACCGGAGGCGAAGTTAAAATAGTCCGGCCTACACTGATCACAAGTGCGACCAATAACATTAGGCTTGCAGGAACATTGTCCACTATTTCTGTCAAACTGATCAGGAATTTTGGATCCAACTGTGCTACAGTTGCACGCTACATAAAAAAATGATGTGACCTTTAGTACAATATAGCTATGATAAAGAGAGCGCCCTTCGACTGAGCGTCGAGAAACCATAGGCAAATGAATCATATCGGCCAATCAGAGCGGGGAAAACATCAAAAGGATTGATCCGCTTTGTGGCTCGAGTTTTCTAAGCCAATCAGGGGACAacgtaaagcaaaaccaaagcaatcttaGCCTattttggtctcgtcacgcaacgttCCCTCCCCCACtacgttgcgtgacgagaccaaacaacggctgcgaaggagactttCGACGCCAATTGACAACTGctccataataataataataataatgataataataataataaagaggatgacgataataataatgaaacgGCTACTCATGATCACGGTGATGACTAGCcgtttcattattattatcgtcatcctctttattattattattattattattattattattattactaccattattattatttttatttggtacTGCTGCAAATCAAATTATGATCATCTGGAAAGGTATTATTCTCAAAAGTTTCCCTTCAGAATATCTGAAATATTCTAAGGTTAAAGCAGTTTTAGTTTCGATTCTTGAAGACTGATTTACGGACCCTATAAAATGGAGATCGCTTAGTAGCAGTATCAGGTACATGATTACACACTTTTTCTGTAGCCTGAGAAAACGTGGTGTCCGGGTGGGGTGCGTTTCAGCTATCACAAAATTCTTATCCGTCTTGACCATAATTTTTCAGCTTACAATAGCCATTTGAGAAATTCCTATTTCTAACAAATCAATTATTATAGAAATCGTACCTAAACAACCCTGCTTTGCGTCGAAGAAGCCTGGACTGCACACATCACACTTCTTACCAATCAATTTCGGTTTACAGCTACAGTTCCCGTATGTCTAATCATGCgatatgaagaaagaaaatattgccaAATATATAACAAATGCTTTCCGAGATGGATATAAATGCCCCCCACATAAATGTCCTTGACACTAAGCCACGTTCCATGAAAGAACTACCTCACAGTGTTGTTGCCTTCAGACAGGTCCAGATAGGAGGagactttaaaataattatttcttcgttgaggaaaagtaaagagaaaagcGAGAAGTAACGAGGATCGTTAAAGAAGGAGGAGCGCTCCATAATAGATGTAACATTATGCGTATTGCGTATTACAAAAAGGCACTGATAGGTCTAGGCAATGTTTTAGGATACATAATGCATGACCTAGTTACCTAAAAAACCTCCatatttataatggtaataggtttgagtggagtccaattcggtctgtaatgaTACCAGTGAGAAACAAAATCCGGCAACCGCGAACGGGAGTATGGgttgttaatcacgagtatgatcacagacagaactggacgacacgaagtcctttTACCAACTAATCATAACCGTTgcaatttctgaaaacaacaaatacattagGACAAATATCTCCGGTAGAAAAAATGTCTACAgtaaaaaattcatcaattttGGGAATTCCTTAGTCTTTCTTTTGTACaggtggttgttgctatggttattgtgatcaattctgtgattgcaGAATAATGATTAACACTTCTTACAGTTATGGGTGTAGCATCCTCAGCCTGAAATGTCATAAAATCTACACTTGGGGCAAAGAAGCCTTCATCAATCTTATCACATTTCTCCCCAGAGAACTTTAGGCGGCAGAAACATCTCCCCTATGAAGAACATGAGGTATTTACTGAGCCAGCCAGGTCACAGTAACATGCAGTACAGCCAGGGTTTTCAGATGTCAATCCAAAGTATCCATCCTATGTGTAAAATgtgttatttttcagttatcaaACTACTTCTGTTCAGAAAGTACTTGAACTTGCACCTCCCTTCAAATGAATCCCTCCTTAAAAAAGTGCCCCCCTCTCCCTGCCTTAACCAGAATTCAAAATTATATAACTCCACAGTACATAAAACAGGCAAACCTTTTTTTACATCTGTTTTTGTGGACATCAGTTTGCTTATTcttataataaaattatttgcaCATGAAATAGTAGACTCACTTGGCACTGGTCACATGTCCTTCCTGTGAGTAGCTGTTTACAGGGGCACTGACCAGTTATCTCGTTGCTCACATTGGAACTATTGACTGTTCCAGTTAAATTGCAGCGGCATTCTAAATTCATGTAAAACAGAAAGATCCAGTCAAAATATCACAGTACTGTACACATAACTAACTTCTGATACAAGTTTCAGCACATGTTTAGGCTGAAAACAAAAGCACATAAATTGGCGCAtatacattattaacaagtaataacatgatttctctcacaatttggtgtaataagcacttgtagATTTTTCGAAGACTACAAGAGAGAGAGATAGTTTAATATTTGCTCCAAGATTTATAAAATTAACACTCCTCCATTACTGCATTACTTTACTATACAGGGCAACCCtacatgtacactgtatgtAAAACATATTAACTCCCTCTGCAGTCTAATCACTCTTAGCCTTAAAGGCAAGGTTCAGTCAAGTGTTGAATAAAACCCAGACTTGAGTTGGTTTTGCTTTGCGagacatattttaatatttgctTAAAGATTTATAACATTAACACTTCTCCTTTACTCCATTGACCTTTACTACAGGGGAACAGTACATgtgtaaaacaaattaattaattgcTTCTGCAGTCTTGCTCTTAACCTCCGTTGAGTGTTGAATAAAATCCTGAGCTGAGatagttttgcatttttcctgACTTCGTATGAATCCCTTTGTCGAACCACATTAATGAACTAAGTAATAAATGAATGTTGAGTGGATTTGTGGCGAAATATAAGAGAAAATGTTACTTAGAACCTTTCCAATCAATTTTTTGTCAATCAAAATTTGGCAAAGTAAAGTGGTGATGCGATCCCGGTCAGTGTAAAACACAGACCGCGGAATGCTAACCGGAATTAAAAGACAGACTAAAGAGTGCAGACGTGCTAGTGGAGGTTGGCGCCAAAACACCATCGACGAGTCTACTACGGCATACATTCTCAGCGGACTAACGTATGAGCTCACAGCTTGTTGTGTATCCGTCATGTATAGAAGTGAAACGCCTTCACACCTGCGCAGTAAACGCTTTGTCATCGGCTGATCACTCATATGAAATAGGCAAATTCTTCTTTATCATCGTGCGCCTTGGCCTATGCTTCTTACTCTTTGGAAGGACGGTCGCACAGAAAGCAAAAGGACGTGCTCTATTGAAAGAGTCTCGCGAAGCGCCACATAAAGGTCTTTACCACGGAGAAAATTATGTGTTTGGCTACAGAACAACATGGTCTGGAAAAAAGTAAGCTCTATTACAtattaaataaatcaaacttaAATTCAAAGCATAATCCTGGCATGATTGAGTACCTGTATGAGAGTGAATCAAGCAAGGGTTCTAAAAAATAGTAACCTTGACTTAAAGTTGAATGTTGAACATAGTTACTCACCTCGTGCTAAATTGAGTATGAtatagaataaaaataattgaatattGTTGCAGTTGCCTTGTCGTAGCCtgaagataatttattttatgtacCTGATGTGTTAAAATTGTGGATAAATACCTAGTGAAGAGGTGACTTGTGAGAACATTTGTAcgatttataactttttaactaaaatatgttttaccTATTATCATTTTGCTAAGAACTCCATGAGTATGGAAGCCAAAtgtctttgaaaagaaattttacagtCAAGTGTTGGAACAAGACATGTCACTGAAGGTCAGTGTGCCCACCCTGAGATGTATCGACAAAGCTGGTGGACTTGACAATTACATCATCGACACACCTGAAAGAACTCTGCATTCTAAATTAGCTATTGATCTCAAGATACTTATGGTGTGGGTTGTCAAATGTAAAGAAGAAGGTTCAGGAGTGAGGTTTTTCCTAAACCAAGAATTAGTCGTCATGTTCACATTCCAAAAGAGTATACCAACAGATTTTACTTTGATTGGAAAGGACCTTGCAGACAGATCGTGTTTTGTTAGGGAAAGTACATGCACCGACCCTAAATATGTAAGATGTTGGTGGTTGTTTGAACTTGGAGATGGATTTAGAGAGTAAAAGACTGAACATGAACAGGTGCCTCCTTTCATTCATTGGTCTAGAAACAGAGTGAATCAGGTGTTAACCCTTaagatttcatcagtaattctccttactgtctgccatacaatgcatgtcatgttagttcagagaatttggaattggatcaaccgatgatcccctagttgatattcttctttattctcatcacttgtctgcttgacattgtactgatagtgtaaagagaaattctctcCAGGTCACTACTaagacttaaagggttaagttactGAACAAGTTGTCAGACTAACCAACAGCACATTTCATGTATTGATGGCTGATTACCTCTTGTTATAGTGTTGGGTGCATATTGACACCTTGAAACTCTCATAAATGCTCAACTCTCAAAATTCTTATGATTTGGAGGAAATCACACAGAAATGTGTGAGGAAAGAAATCTGATCAGTGATTATGGTAAACGTGACTTTCCAACATTGAAGAAATCAGGTATATGAAGTTTTACACCAGAATTGGTGAATAATTCAGATGTTGCTAGCAGTTGCATGACAATCTTAAGTGTTCAATTGATTTTGCCATTTCCTACTGCTTTTACATTTCATTTGGAATGGGGTTAATTTTAATGTTCCTCAGGGATTTTAGGAGACAATTTTGGGAATGTGCACATTTACTCTCATAGAACAAggaatgttttgaaagttaATGAAAAGAAGAACTGATAATTTTAGCAATGGAACAAGGAAACTCTGATTTGCCATAGAAACATTGTAAGAAGTGAATTTTGAAAGCCCCTAGccaaaaatttgttttcctaTTCATGTTTCCTTGGCAAATCTAAGGTTCCTAACCCTAACCTCCCTAAGGGAATACACACACATGTACATTCTAATCCCCCCTTCAAATACTGTTTATTCCCAAACCTTTGAAAGATATTTGCATCTTTTTCGCCATACCATGTTAATCCATGCATTTAACCATATTTGCCTGCGAAATTGGTTATTTGGATATCCTTGGTTCCTTAAAATATTTGCAACCAACTGAATGAACACCTTCACAAATTAGTCCTAATGATGGCCTCTACCCTCTCCACCTGTCTGATTATGCATACAGCACACAATTAATGATAGTTCTCTAATGATACATGGAAAAGGATGAATCTTTTCTGGAAACTCCAAAAGTTTGTGTTAGGATCTTTGATCATGAAAAAgccaagacaagatgaatgaGTTTACCTTTGAGATTTCACTTTCCCCTAACttctttaaaagacaaattttccaTGCCTCTAAGCAAAATTGCCTGAATTTCCCCAAACattaaagacattttttcctAGACCTTATCCTGGCCTTTGGCACTGAGGTCAAACAAGAAATACTAGCTCTTGCTTGTGATTAGTGCTAGCAGCATCATCTGTTTGCAATCCTAGTTGAACATGTCAAATATTATGCAACTTTAATTACTTCAAATCTTTGTTAATAAAACATGTGACAGTATTTAAAACTTGCTACAAGATGTGTCCAGGACTATCAATTCTAAAAGAAATTATCAATGTTTCTAGTTATGAACTAACAATGATCAGTGCTGTAGTTGTACAAAAGATGATTGCACATAATTATTCTAAATGGACCCATTATGAGGATGTGTTAGACAAGCAGTAAATCGGTGTAGCTTGTTTAGTTTCATTTTAGGCCATCTGGTATTTCTCAAGGAGTTCATTTAGCACTTGCTCTGGTTGCTGTATAATTTTCCTCACTCTATCAGCCAATTTCATGCATTCTTGGTGGTTGAACgattcaaacaaatttaaatcttCAATAAAATAATGGGCACATTTCTTTGAGCGCAGACAACATTCCAACCTGTTAAGGAGGCCCAAAAATCGATCATACAAGGTAGTGTGTCTCCACTTTGAGGCCTCAGGGTGGGACTCGCACTCATAAAATAGGAGTGTTTTTAGGTGATATGACTTCAGTGGCTTTAGGTTAAGTTCTTCCCGAAGAGCTTTCACTATTCGGAGAACTTGCTTTCGGCAAGAGCTGGCTTCACCTTGCCCACCTTGAAGGAACAGCTTCTTTTCAGCTGCTGAGAATGAGTAACGCCACAGGAATTGTTTCTCTTGGTCAGAAATGTCGTACCCCTTTGGTTTCTTAGCTACCAGATGACATCCCTCTCTGCAAATATCTTTCACAAGATTCCGATTGGGCCAACCTTTTcataagttaaaaataaaacagccGGTGTTAAAAACTTTCCTGAAAGATAACTTGCACAGCTAGAATAATACAGTCTTTCACCACACATTTCCTGTTACAATATTGGGAACCAGTAACAAAGAAGCACTTCCCTGTatattttaatgaaagaatCTCTGTGGATGTTTAAGTGTAACTGATTTCAATGCATGTTTTAAGAACTGTCTTTCAATaccaataaaaattcattaGGTGCTTgagcaaaacttttcaaattatattttgttaCGTAAGTTCTATGatagttataatttttttcaatcattttgaATGGTTGACAAATTGACAGAAATCAGTGCCAGCAGTTGACAAACAATTGGTATATAAAGCTTTGCTGATTCTTAAACTTTGGCTCATGAAATTGACTTCTTTTAAAATGGCCACTCAGTAAGTTAAGGTGTCAAAAGTGATATTACCATTTCTGCACCTTGTTGTCCATTCTTCAGCATCTTCTGGCCAGGTTTTCTCCTTGATGGCAAGTGTCAAATCAATagaatattctcttttatttgTGCTGGTTATTTTCAAGGTCACTGCTGGGCCTTCAGACTTAACATCAACATTCCTAAAATTCCAGAATTATTAAAACATTAGGATACTTTTCAGCCAGCCTTAATTAATGTCCCACTATGAtcctttaaaacatgttgttaTGATATATTCTATATCAGGGTGGCTGCCTCTGTACAAAGCAGGCAAGATGAAGACACACCCTTGCTCTGATTAACCTTAACCCCTAACCTAGTAATATTTCAACATCAACAATTCACAGGACAGTTCTCATtgtcaatttcaattttgttaagcCCTATTCTTCCCAGCTGAGTATTCTTTCACACATTTCCTCTTATTGGATGTTTTTTGATCAGGAATGGAGCAGAAGGAAAGGACAACCACCTTAATAATTTTAGCATAAGAATGCCATTTTGAAATAAGTTGATCATTTCATGCACTCAGGGAGAAATTTACACCTACATCCTACCCCCTGGATatatgaacagaagacagttaCCAGACTTCATGGATAGAACCAAACCTAGTAAGGGAGGCAGGGAAAATGTGTTATATCCACATCTAATACATGAATTAATGAGAATGGAGTGAGTGAATGAATTTTACTTCCATACCAAAACCTCATGGTTTGACATGTAAAAACTGTGTTGGCCCATCCTTATAAAAAAAGCCCTGTGGGAATTATTTTTCTATCCTGCACTTACTGAATAGGTCTTTGAGATTTAAATCATAAACCAgcttttttgctttctttttgcattttgcCACTCCCATGGCCATACTTAAGCCTGTCTTGCTGTTTCCAGTCCCACTCACACAACTGCCCATGGCCCTAGTACTAGCTCAAATTATGTTTTTCCCCTAAAGGGAATATGCTTACTTGTCTTTTACCTTTGATATCCCTTTTCTTTGATGGCATTTTTCACAAGCCCTTTAAAAACTGCTTTCACCTGTGAGGCATTCAGCATTCCTTTTGGGTTCaccaatttatttttctgcCAAAGTACTTCTTCACCCTTGTCAATCATTATAGTGGTAAACCCTGCATTAGGAGGAAACAATAGTTTCTGCCTGTGACTCAACCTGCATGGCAAGGGTATTTCTGGTTGTTGCCTTTTATTCACCAGACTTATTTCCAGTGGTCATTTCTCGCTAGCCAACATATTACTTTTCAAGCAGTAAGAAGCAACAACCCAAAGTTAGTCTTTCCAACTGACTGAAATACCTCCCGACTTTTGGGTGCAACAAGGTGAGGAAAACTTGATCATACTCTtgtattttattacaattaGTCAATATTGTGGTCTTTTGATCAATAGGACTTAGAACAGAAGAAATACTGAAAGGGAGTAAAACAACTTGACCCTCATTGAGTTTAGGTGATACTTCTTTAAAAAGAGGACTTTTTCATAAGAACCTTGTGGCTGAGAGGACATGGTCGTTATGGACTTAATAATTTGTTGCTAATATCTATTACCTTGATGGTACATGAATATATTGCTCGTCCTGACATGTGTATCATAAGCTGATTGTCAGCCATGAAAAATTCCTTGTCTTGGGAAAATCTAGGGATTTCATTAAGGGCAAGGTATCGACCAAATTGACAACCTGTAAAGATGACTTGCCCCTATGCCTTAATGTAACCCTTAAAATTCACCTcctttcaagaatttttcatTGGTAATAATGTCGATTCCCAGCTCAGAGTCATCTAGGCTTTTCCCCCTATTTTAAATCATACATGTCCACATCGTACATTTTTCTTTGCAAGACGTAATTATGGCGGAACTGAGTGAATGATCAAGCCCTGCAATTGATGCGGTTTCAACCTCCAACTTTTCAATTGGGTCAGTTAAAAGTTCGGCTTCTCAATCGCCAAGAACGACttattaaatttgaaacagCTGGGTCGTTCTTACTGTTGCGCTTGGTCGGCCGATTTTCACACATTTAATACGGTTTTGGAACGGCTTTAGTGTATATGAATCAGAAACcgaaatttttatttccctaACCAAATCCTGAATTATGACAACGTTGAAGAATATTTCCTGGAACTGTATTACTGAAACGGCACACTTCTTGGAATTTGATTCGGTCCAAACTTGAATCAAGTCTTGCTCATGAAAAGCCAGTGCCTAAACAGGCGTAATCTTACCGATTGGTGGCTCGCGAAACCCATCGTCTTCTTCAAATGGTGCGTCATCTAGTTCTAAGTTATCCATGACCAACATAAGGTCGAATTCATCGGGCTCTTTTACTTTGGCCCTTTCATAGTAGCTTCCTGTAGGAAAGATGTGAAGAGCGCGAAATCGGCGATCTTTAGATTGCACATATTCTAAAATTCCATTCACTATAGGTTCCCAGCATTCTAAGGCTTCCGTTTTTCTGTCTCGACGAAGCTGCACAATCTTATTAGTAACACGATTTAGGATTGTGTTTAGTTcactcatttttccaacaaggATCAACGTTACGACGCTTTCTCTTCAGtgtattttctgaaatttcctACAAGTAAAAAAGCGCTGATGGAAGCAtatctaaatatcacaaataagCATCCGGTGCTTTTCTGAGAAATTTCCCTACAGGTCACGTGTTTTGTGAATATCACTTCCGGTTGCAACTACTCAGCTATGTCTTGATAACAGTTTGTCTTTTGTAGAgaagttttcatcttttttccctttggtCGTTGCTGGACGACTTGTTCgtttttgtgtggcttacacGAATTGTAAACCACGCTATGTCATGATCgaagatatttatttatttctggCTGGATTTGTCACGGTGAACAGAgcgcttgtcacgtggtttacTATCGTCGAAGATAGGTTCCAGTCTATGCTCGGCTAAGTTACCTAAGCTTCAAAGCTTCAGAGAGCGACCATTTTGCAGTGGTGGCTGTAACACGCTGTCGAAGATCGtttttttatctagtttttcGTTTATCTTTGTTGCTTAGATTTCACACGTCGGCTTTCCTACAGTCGGCTTGTCTTCTAAGTGCGGATTACAGCGTGGAATTGTGCTCTCACAGGCCAACATTTCATGGTCTGGACCTTTAGTGCAGGTCGTGCCACATTGAAACTTACGAGTCATTATTGACTCTATGTGCGGTCACATTTCACGTAAGTCATTTACCGGAGCGTTTTTTATCCTGAGTGTATGTTCATACCACATGCTCAGTAAGAAATTACTTAACGAGTCTTTTTAGTACATGctaagataaaattttggttaaactgCAGAACACCCTGCCACCCATGGCATTACATGTCATCTAATACGAATAGAATAACCAATTTTTAGCCAGTGATtgaaaataggacttttttgttgccataagaaaatcaaacactgctgttgtctggaaattcaatttgacggcctctttaaatgaaattatactttcatgtttacatagctaAACCAATAAAAGTCACAAACGTCTAATGCCTAACCTGAGACTGCGGTTTGTCATTAACATGGTGCTAAATGTCTATTGTGAttgattccaaactttggaGAGTAATCCATTGAAACTCAGTGACAaagtggttttgcttttattaaaatatgaataggAGCCTAGTGCTTTAATGTTAACTGAAATGTGATTAGTGTTATGTTTTCCAAGCTATGGCCAGAATTATTCAGAATTTGACATTTCATGACTTCCTTCAAGCCTAGCAGTCTTCTAGATTCTCTTCATAATGGTTCAGATAAGCATTGGTATCTATACTTGGTAGCAATACATGTGTATTAGGCCTTTATTTGGTAGACTACAACTCCTTTTCAGTTACTTGTTTGGTTTGGTGAATTCATCACAATactgatatacatgaaaaattactcttttttgattggctgaaaatagcTAGGTGCctttcatttatcatttgtgaaaaagtaataactcatgtacaaaataatataaactaggctcagcaacaatagatcacagtagaaaccaatcagatttacacaaagtaggttgttctgattgatacatgcagtagctgacaaaaataaacaaaagcttgaATACTTTTATGTATAATGATAAACACTAACAAAATTACATTCCTGAGTAAGAATTCagctgaaggacaaattttgatggcacacTTCATGTAGTCAttactgtcaaatttatctgccatcagttttttgatttcctgtgaatgtgtatctttcatgtatacattatgaataattaataacatgatttctcatatGATAAGcactggtaaatttttcaaatactttaaactgCACACATGCTATGAGCTCAACATTTCTTGTTGGTGAAAAATTGACTTCTGCTTATTTAGAATACCAAAGTATATTTTAACTTAGCTTagactttgttgagtttttatgaCAACAGTTCAATGGAACTGACATTTGTTATGTCTATAGTGAAAAGTTAGAGCTACTTGATGTGGATTAGATAACCATCAGGTATCCTCAGAGACCAAGGGTTCTAATCATATCTGAAGACCCCTAATCATATCTG is a window encoding:
- the LOC136280233 gene encoding cyclic GMP-AMP synthase-like receptor 1: MSELNTILNRVTNKIVQLRRDRKTEALECWEPIVNGILEYVQSKDRRFRALHIFPTGSYYERAKVKEPDEFDLMLVMDNLELDDAPFEEDDGFREPPIGFTTIMIDKGEEVLWQKNKLVNPKGMLNASQVKAVFKGLVKNAIKEKGYQRNVDVKSEGPAVTLKITSTNKREYSIDLTLAIKEKTWPEDAEEWTTRCRNGWPNRNLVKDICREGCHLVAKKPKGYDISDQEKQFLWRYSFSAAEKKLFLQGGQGEASSCRKQVLRIVKALREELNLKPLKSYHLKTLLFYECESHPEASKWRHTTLYDRFLGLLNRLECCLRSKKCAHYFIEDLNLFESFNHQECMKLADRVRKIIQQPEQVLNELLEKYQMA
- the LOC136280463 gene encoding laminin subunit beta-3-like, with protein sequence MTFQAEDATPITTYGNCSCKPKLIGKKCDVCSPGFFDAKQGCLACNCSTVGSKIPDQFDRNSGQCSCKPNVIGRTCDQCRPDYFNFASGQGCQDCACFFTWCQHFSAQCPM